In one Melopsittacus undulatus isolate bMelUnd1 chromosome 4, bMelUnd1.mat.Z, whole genome shotgun sequence genomic region, the following are encoded:
- the CYP2R1 gene encoding vitamin D 25-hydroxylase isoform X1, whose amino-acid sequence MGGLLNSKYGRGWTEHRKLAVNTFRSFGYGQRSFEHKISEEAMFFLDAIDTYKGRPFDLKHLITNAVSNITNLIIFGERFTYEDTEFQHMIEIFSENIELAASASVFLYNAFPWIGILPFGKHQQLFKNAAEVYDFLHDLIERVSENRKPRSPRHFVDAYLDEMECNEKDPESTYSRENLIFSVGELIIAGTETTTNVLRWAVLFMALYPNIQGQVQKEIELVIGPSKMPALEEKSKMPYTEAVLHEVLRFCNIVPLGIFHATSKDTVVRGYSIPEGTTVIANLYSVHFDEKYWSNPEVFFPERFLDSNGQFVKKDAFVPFSLGRRHCLGEQLARMEMFLFFTSLLQRFHLCFPHGMIPDLKPRLGMTLQPQPYLICAERR is encoded by the exons ATGGGAG GCTTACTGAACAGTAAATATGGCAGAGGATGGACAGAACATCGCAAATTAGCTGTTAATACCTTTCGAAGTTTTGGATATGGTCAAAGGTCCTTTGAACACAAAATTTCAGAAGAGGCTATGTTTTTTCTTGATGCCATTGATACGTACAAAGGCAGACCATTTGATCTAAAGCACTTGATAACAAATGCTGTTTCAAACATTActaatttgattatttttggAGAACGTTTTACATATGAAGATACCGAATTTCAGCACATGATTGAGATTTTTAGTGAAAATATTGAATTAGCTGCTAgtgcttctgtatttttatataatgcTTTTCCTTGGATTGGTATCTTGCCATTTGGGAAACACcagcagctgtttaaaaatgcagctgaagTCTATGACTTTCTTCATGACCTTATTGAACGTGTCTCTGAAAATAGGAAGCCTCGTTCACCTCGACATTTTGTAGATGCATATTTAGATGAGATGGAGTGCAATGAAAAGGATCCAGAATCTACATACTCAAgagaaaacttaattttctctGTTGGAGAACTCATCATAGCTGGGACAGAAACCACAACGAATGTTTTAAGATGGGCAGTGTTATTTATGGCTCTTTATCCAAACATTCAAG GGCAAGTTCAAAAAGAAATCGAATTAGTCATCGGCCCAAGCAAAATGCCTGCCttagaagagaaaagcaaaatgccaTACACTGAGGCTGTTCTACATGAAGTCCTAAGATTCTGTAATATAGTTCCACTAGGTATTTTTCACGCAACTTCCAAAGATACTGTTGTGCGTGGCTACTCTATTCCTGAGGGCACTACAGTCATTGCAAACCTTTACTCCGTTCattttgatgaaaaatactGGAGCAATCCAGAAGTGTTTTTTCCTGAGAGATTTTTGGATAGCAATGGGCAGTTTGTCAAGAAGGATGCATTTGTTCCTTTTTCACTAG GAAGAAGACATTGCCTTGGAGAACAACTAGCTCGaatggaaatgtttttgtttttcacttcatTACTACAACGATTTCACCTGTGTTTTCCTCATGGCATGATTCCAGATCTCAAACCAAGATTAGGCATGACATTACAACCACAGCCATACCTCATCTGTGCCGAAAGACGGTGA
- the CYP2R1 gene encoding vitamin D 25-hydroxylase isoform X2, with product MWPAKGGPVAAEGGSGALLLLVSVVLAAVLLAAVVRQLLKQRRPPGFPPGPAGLPLIGNIHALGAEQPHVYMRRQSHIHGQIFSLDLGGISAIVLNGYDAVKECLVHQSEIFADRPSLPLFKKLTNMGGLLNSKYGRGWTEHRKLAVNTFRSFGYGQRSFEHKISEEAMFFLDAIDTYKGRPFDLKHLITNAVSNITNLIIFGERFTYEDTEFQHMIEIFSENIELAASASVFLYNAFPWIGILPFGKHQQLFKNAAEVYDFLHDLIERVSENRKPRSPRHFVDAYLDEMECNEKDPESTYSRENLIFSVGELIIAGTETTTNVLRWAVLFMALYPNIQGQVQKEIELVIGPSKMPALEEKSKMPYTEAVLHEVLRFCNIVPLGIFHATSKDTVVRGYSIPEGTTVIANLYSVHFDEKYWSNPEVFFPERFLDSNGQFVKKDAFVPFSLGRRHCLGEQLARMEMFLFFTSLLQRFHLCFPHGMIPDLKPRLGMTLQPQPYLICAERR from the exons ATGTGGCCGGCGAAGGGGGGTCCGGTTGCGGCGGAGGGGGGCAGCGGAGCCCTCCTCCTGCTCGTGTCGGTGGTGCTGGCCGCGGTGCTGCTGGCGGCCGTGGTGCGGCAGCTGCTGAAGCAGCGGCGGCCTCCAGGCTTCCCTCCCGGCCCCGCGGGGCTGCCCCTCATCGGCAACATCCACGCCCTGGGCGCGGAGCAGCCGCACGTCTACATGCGGCGGCAGAGCCACATCCACGGGCAG atcTTCAGTCTCGATCTTGGAGGCATATCTGCTATTGTACTGAATGGATACGATGCAGTAAAAGAATGCCTTGTCCATCAAAGTGAAATTTTTGCAGACAGACCATCTCTGCCCTTGTTTAAGAAGCTGACAAACATGGGAG GCTTACTGAACAGTAAATATGGCAGAGGATGGACAGAACATCGCAAATTAGCTGTTAATACCTTTCGAAGTTTTGGATATGGTCAAAGGTCCTTTGAACACAAAATTTCAGAAGAGGCTATGTTTTTTCTTGATGCCATTGATACGTACAAAGGCAGACCATTTGATCTAAAGCACTTGATAACAAATGCTGTTTCAAACATTActaatttgattatttttggAGAACGTTTTACATATGAAGATACCGAATTTCAGCACATGATTGAGATTTTTAGTGAAAATATTGAATTAGCTGCTAgtgcttctgtatttttatataatgcTTTTCCTTGGATTGGTATCTTGCCATTTGGGAAACACcagcagctgtttaaaaatgcagctgaagTCTATGACTTTCTTCATGACCTTATTGAACGTGTCTCTGAAAATAGGAAGCCTCGTTCACCTCGACATTTTGTAGATGCATATTTAGATGAGATGGAGTGCAATGAAAAGGATCCAGAATCTACATACTCAAgagaaaacttaattttctctGTTGGAGAACTCATCATAGCTGGGACAGAAACCACAACGAATGTTTTAAGATGGGCAGTGTTATTTATGGCTCTTTATCCAAACATTCAAG GGCAAGTTCAAAAAGAAATCGAATTAGTCATCGGCCCAAGCAAAATGCCTGCCttagaagagaaaagcaaaatgccaTACACTGAGGCTGTTCTACATGAAGTCCTAAGATTCTGTAATATAGTTCCACTAGGTATTTTTCACGCAACTTCCAAAGATACTGTTGTGCGTGGCTACTCTATTCCTGAGGGCACTACAGTCATTGCAAACCTTTACTCCGTTCattttgatgaaaaatactGGAGCAATCCAGAAGTGTTTTTTCCTGAGAGATTTTTGGATAGCAATGGGCAGTTTGTCAAGAAGGATGCATTTGTTCCTTTTTCACTAG GAAGAAGACATTGCCTTGGAGAACAACTAGCTCGaatggaaatgtttttgtttttcacttcatTACTACAACGATTTCACCTGTGTTTTCCTCATGGCATGATTCCAGATCTCAAACCAAGATTAGGCATGACATTACAACCACAGCCATACCTCATCTGTGCCGAAAGACGGTGA